The following are encoded together in the Salvia hispanica cultivar TCC Black 2014 chromosome 6, UniMelb_Shisp_WGS_1.0, whole genome shotgun sequence genome:
- the LOC125192885 gene encoding TITAN-like protein, with protein sequence MNHTNKKKKIKNEQQEFEFCEVCRLNHNNGRRHNFFPSHKNSLSSLLARFQSKLSDVKFFLKTPMLILPEHAHLNRLWCVFCNCDILELDSQFACSNAVGHLASEEHWKRVKGFMWKYGGGMDRVDLFRITEADFAKWEKKCKSLKMEAAKTESVGTLNDIHNKHNAEFVNSSCNNNFDALNSCIPKYVVPLHSYTNKRTPFSSSVLSSSVSDTGPSLYNIPGGSHVQDAHYLMNSTGYVDNQHFPNSLAREYSSYGDASNGSVYSGAVIGEVSPGLVNLTHISSTSKVALEGNVHTGAPPPWLDGTKGDYLDPALKPESRDAVSSRAGKSKLNPKRVGAAWAERRKLELEMERRGERVNNNFDANWLPNFGRVWQSGTRKESRKQFQIENDAIREPDNHLEAPMPIQPYISKRMRKDATQDTVDKSI encoded by the exons ATGAATCACAccaacaagaagaaaaagatcaAAAACGAACAGCAGGAATTCGAGTTCTGCGAGGTTTGCAGATTGAACCACAACAACGGCCGCCGCCACAATTTCTTTCCAAGCCACAAAAATTCACTCTCCAGCCTCCTCGCGCGCTTCCAATCGAAGCTTTCCGACGTCAAATTCTTCCTCAAAACCCCGATGCTGATCCTTCCGGAGCACGCGCACCTGAATCGCCTCTGGTGCGTGTTCTGCAATTGCGACATTCTCGAGCTTGATAGCCAATTCGCTTG TAGCAATGCAGTTGGTCATTTGGCCAGTGAGGAACACTGGAAGAGAGTGAAGGGGTTTATGTGGAAATATGGAGGTGGAATGGACCGTGTTGATTTGTTTCGCATTACCGAGGCTGACTTTGCTAAG TGGGAGAAGAAGTGCAAGTCATTGAAGATGGAAGCTGCTAAAACAGAATCAGTTGGAACATTGAATGATATCCACAATAAACATAATGCTGAATTTGTTAATAGTTCTTGCAACAATAACTTCGATGCTCTTAATTCTTGCATTCCAAAATATGTTGTACCTTTACATAGCTATACGAATAAGAGAACTCCATTTTCCAGTTCGGTGTTATCATCTTCTGTCTCTGATACTGGCCCTTCATTGTATAATATACCTGGAGGCAGCCATGTACAAGATGCACATTACTTGATGAATTCAACAG GTTATGTTGATAATCAGCATTTCCCCAACTCTCTTGCTAGGGAATACTCATCTTATGGTGATGCTAGTAATGGATCT GTATATTCAGGAGCAGTTATCGGTGAGGTTTCTCCAG GTTTGGTGAACTTGACTCACATTAGTTCTACATCTAAAGTTGCTTTAGAAGGAAATGTCCACACTGGAGCACCTCCGCCATGGCTTGATGGAACAAAAGGAGATTACCTTGATCCTGCACTGAAACCAGAATCGAGGGACGCTGTTTCATCCAGAGCAGGGAAGTCAAAGTTGAACCCAAAACGTGTTGGAGCTGCATGGGCAGAGAGAAGGAAACTTGAGTTGGAGATGGAAAGGAGAGGGGAACGTGTTAATAACAACTTCGATGCAAATTGGCTCCCCAATTTTGGTAGAGTGTGGCAGTCTGGCACAAGAAAAGAATCTAGGAAACAATTCCAGATCGAGAATGATGCAATCCGGGAGCCGGATAATCATTTGGAGGCACCAATGCCAATACAGCCTTACATCAGCAAACGAATG CGTAAGGATGCAACGCAGGATACTGTCGACAAGTCTATATGA